Within Paenibacillus albicereus, the genomic segment ATGCGGAGCAAAGAGCGTTCGCTGACGTGGTGGACCGTCGGGCGAAGAACGAAGGCGGCAACTTGCTCAGCGATCCGATTTGGTGCTGAAATCAGCCGATTGGCAGGTGGCTTTAACTGTATAGGAAATGGAAACGATCCCTTTTTCTCCTCGCTGTGATTCTAACGGCCGTTTATCTGGTCCATACAAGCTTCTCGTCCGTCATAACGGGCATAGAAACGCAGGCCGGACCTGGGCGGGACGGGACGTATACGATTACAAATATTGAAAAAGGGTTTTGGGCGGACGGCAAGCTTGCCGTGGGGGATCGAGTGGCGAGAATCAATGACGAGTCCGCCGATAGACATCTGCCGCTGCGCTACTTCGGGTATGTCGAACTGGCCTCCAGCCTGGACGTCATCCGCGCAGGCCAAGACGGACAGGAGAACACGCTGCGGATCGAGCTGCCAGACCAGCTGGCTCAAAAGGATTGGTTGTTCTGGTTTGTTGTACCGACGCTGGCTCTGCTCGTCTTCTCCTGCTTCGGCTTCTTCGTCTACAGTCGCAAAAAGGAAGATCCTGCTGCCCTCCGCCTGATTTTATTCTTTCTCAGCATCGGGTTCGCGTACCTCAGCGCCATGGTTTCCGGTAGGGGAGACCTGGTCGGCAGAGTGGTGCTCACGGTTGCCTTCGCCGGAGTGCCGCTGACCTTCCTGCTCTTCCTGGACCGCTACTTGCAGCGCTACGGCAAGCGGTTCGCCTCCAAGGCAGCCTTGCTCCTGATGCAAGCCGGCTTCATCGCGCAGCTTGCCGTACAGGCGGTCGAATTGACGACGGGAGCGGTATCGTTCAAGTCGCTCTTCCTGATGGCCTACTTCGTGCTCGGCAACGCATACATCATCTACAAGCTGGTCCGCTCGTACCTCGCTCATCGGCAGGATGACTTGAAATCGCTGTTCAAGCTGACGCTGCTCGGCCATCTGGTCGGGTTTCTGCCGTTTCTGCTGCTGTACGGTGTGCCGCTGCTGTTCGGCGTGCCGATCATTCCGGCGCAGGTAGCGGCGGCGTTCCTGCTCGGACTGCCGATCGTTTACCTATACATGTTCACGACGCAGCGGCTGTTCGACATCGACTTCTTCCTGAGCCGGTTTTCCTACTACACGATCATCGCCTTTTTCCCGACGCTGCTCATCACGGGACTTGCGGTCGTGCTGACGAGCCATCGCCAGCTCGCCTGGGTCGGCTGGGCGCAGCTGTTCCTCGTCGTGTACCTGCTCATCACGGCGTTCCTGTTCATCAAGGAGTTCCTCGACCACCGGCTGCGCCCGAAATGGAACAAGGACCTGAACAACTTCCAGGGCAGCCTCGACCGCTTCTCCTCGCGCATCTCGCGCGTCATGAAGCAGGCCGATCTCGAGCGGGTGCTCGAGCAGGAGGTGCGCTCGATCCTGCCCGTGCGCGAGGTCGCCTTCTTCCGCTATGAGCCGGAAGCGGAGCCGGGGACGGCGCAGACGCTCCAGGCGGACGCGGCCCGCGAGCTCGCCGCGAGCGGACGGCGGCTCGGCGTCGGCGCCGCCGTCGTCCTGTCGACGGGCCTCGCCGTCGTCATCGGGCAAAAGCGTTCCGCTTTCCAGATTCTCTGGATCGGGGACAAGACGAACCGCACCAAGTTCAATCCCGACGAGCTCGGGTGGCTCAAGACGCTGGCCAACTACAGCGCCATCGTATTTGAAAACCTGCATCTGATCGAGAACCTGATCGGAGATCTGGAGGCCGAGATGTCCAAGCGCCAAGGAACGCCTTCATGGGTGCTTCGCATGATTTTTCAGCTGGCCGAGAGCGAGCGCCGCAAGCTGGCTTCCGACCTGCACGACACGGCGCTGCAGGACCAGCTCATCTGGTACCGCAAGCTGGAGGCGGCGATGGTCGACTACGACATGCCGCCGGAGATGCGCAGCCAGCTGACCGACATCCGAGAGGGCTTGCTGGACGTCATCCATCAGATCCGCGAGACGTGCAACGAGCTGCGGCCGCCGCTGCTGGAGGAGATGGGGCTCGTCGGCTCGCTGCGCAGCCTGTTCGAGCAGCAGCAGATCCGCGCCAACTACGCGATCGAGTTCAAGGCCGGCGAGCTGCCGAAGTCGCTTGGCGACCAGGAGACGCTGACGCTGTTCCGCATCGTGCAGGAGCTGCT encodes:
- the comX gene encoding competence pheromone ComX — its product is MLKEMIQSIVKESGSVMRIQLGQLQLAGLSDAEQRAFADVVDRRAKNEGGNLLSDPIWC
- a CDS encoding sensor histidine kinase gives rise to the protein MARINDESADRHLPLRYFGYVELASSLDVIRAGQDGQENTLRIELPDQLAQKDWLFWFVVPTLALLVFSCFGFFVYSRKKEDPAALRLILFFLSIGFAYLSAMVSGRGDLVGRVVLTVAFAGVPLTFLLFLDRYLQRYGKRFASKAALLLMQAGFIAQLAVQAVELTTGAVSFKSLFLMAYFVLGNAYIIYKLVRSYLAHRQDDLKSLFKLTLLGHLVGFLPFLLLYGVPLLFGVPIIPAQVAAAFLLGLPIVYLYMFTTQRLFDIDFFLSRFSYYTIIAFFPTLLITGLAVVLTSHRQLAWVGWAQLFLVVYLLITAFLFIKEFLDHRLRPKWNKDLNNFQGSLDRFSSRISRVMKQADLERVLEQEVRSILPVREVAFFRYEPEAEPGTAQTLQADAARELAASGRRLGVGAAVVLSTGLAVVIGQKRSAFQILWIGDKTNRTKFNPDELGWLKTLANYSAIVFENLHLIENLIGDLEAEMSKRQGTPSWVLRMIFQLAESERRKLASDLHDTALQDQLIWYRKLEAAMVDYDMPPEMRSQLTDIREGLLDVIHQIRETCNELRPPLLEEMGLVGSLRSLFEQQQIRANYAIEFKAGELPKSLGDQETLTLFRIVQELLVNASKHARASLIRIELREDEGGVRLRYRDDGVGLALEKLQDSYQHMGLSGIKERVRSHAGRIRFLSEPGEGLEVDLWLPNESAAHEGEDGIDERDSNLAG